A window of Mytilus edulis chromosome 10, xbMytEdul2.2, whole genome shotgun sequence contains these coding sequences:
- the LOC139493477 gene encoding uncharacterized protein yields MGKSKAEIQKAYRERKKQKEGEAYLKKERERVKGYYVPIEEKPQRKANERRKKVREWVRQHRLKKKNLTKTVANNLEQTKTVANNLEQCSEISSSSDVTSTVNIVTEQLIVKLPSLATKKRTRTRVNRANAKHRRTIADLTDKNELLNRKIRTVSKRYQRLINREKKTQTIIRNPTTSSSSRNSPSTSTSIALTPRKRTIQEIREEGLTPHKVPKKIQEKLLFANVITEEIGAAWKSNGLKGKHVLKKIVNGEIIKKYKMKKMLGIKSGIRRHHFKATVCSNKLLSFPLLRKRVESREILRGDVVTFLERDDNSRMMPGKNDKKKTETGHIQKRVLNDSMLFLHLKFKTESPKKISLATFCRLRPKHICLTKHLSRNKCLCQKHQNMALALKNMKTSGANVTINPDEFVRQLKDKPLPEILSEIRNENVRYEQWKKVEMADGKKRTKIVEREETRDSFISIVHTQVRDFQEHVSRVRLQYQALNNLKENLPCENVIVQMDFAENFSCTSADEVQSAYWNSSAVTLHPVVVYFKNEQKELEHKNYVFVSDDLGHNIGSVYTIIQKLLSEIKNHVNNLKVVHYWTDSPSSQYRNKTAFYIVSDHKNIFGVNAIWNYFETGHGKGPCDGIGGTSKRTADLAVRQGKITVQDAPEYFERVQKHHTSAKYIYYNSTECTDSRLEISEFNKHIIPLKGTMQVHCVVGVSKGIVKTTVTSCYCEECLIGNFHDYSESNILKGENAGRVVVLEKEANINQNEHVETAEVEADRIEILIAVDQFVAAIYDNAWHVGKITDIDETDKECQVNFLRPSQGRNTGNPLYKWPNPEDKIWLQVTDILCNIREPNKVGRSGRSFEIDPQDYRNACSLLQLRSNT; encoded by the coding sequence atggGAAAATCAAAGGCTGAAATTCAGAAAGCCTATAGAGAGCGAAAAAAACAGAAAGAAGGAGAAGCTTATcttaaaaaagaaagagaaagaGTCAAAGGATACTATGTGCCAATAGAAGAAAAGCCACAAAGAAAGGCAAATGAAAGGCGTAAAAAGGTTCGTGAATGGGTTCGACAACATAGGCTAAAGAAAAAGAATCTTACCAAAACAGTAGCTAATAATTTGGAGCAAACCAAAACAGTAGCTAATAACTTGGAGCAATGTTCAGAAATATCATCATCATCAGATGTCACATCTACAGTTAACATTGTGACTGAACAATTGATAGTTAAGTTACCGTCACTGGCTACAAAGAAAAGAACCAGAACTAGAGTAAATCGTGCCAACGCCAAACATAGAAGAACAATAGCAGACCTGACAGACAAAAATGAACTACTCAATAGAAAAATTAGGACCGTATCAAAGCGATATCAGAGATTAATAAACAGGGAAAAGAAAACACAAACTATCATAAGAAATCCTACTACATCATCCTCCTCCAGAAATAGCCCTTCTACATCAACATCAATTGCTCTGACACCTAGAAAAAGAACTATACAAGAAATCAGAGAAGAGGGTCTGACACCACATAAGGTTCCAAAAAAGATCCAGGAAAAACTACTCTTTGCAAATGTTATAACAGAAGAGATAGGGGCTGCTTGGAAATCAAATGGGTTGAAGGGAAAACACGTTTTGAAGAAAATTGTTAACGGAGAAATAATCAAGAAGTACAAGATGAAGAAAATGTTAGGCATCAAATCCGGAATAAGACGTCATCACTTCAAGGCCACAGTGTGTTCCAACAAATTGCTCTCTTTTCCTTTATTGAGGAAGCGTGTAGAATCAAGAGAAATACTTCGTGGAGACGTCGTCACATTCTTAGAAAGAGACGATAATAGCAGAATGATGCCTGGCAAAAAcgataaaaagaaaactgaaaCCGGTCATATACAAAAAAGAGTTCTTAACGACAGCATGTTATTTTTGCATCTCAAATTCAAAACTGAGTCACCGAAGAAAATTTCACTTGCTACCTTCTGTCGTTTGAGACCAAAGCATATATGCCTGACCAAACATTTAAGTAGAAATAAATGCCTCTGCCAAAAGCACCAAAACATGGCGTTAGCCCTTAAGAACATGAAAACGTCAGGTGCCAACGTAACCATCAATCCCGATGAATTTGTAAGGCAGCTAAAAGACAAGCCACTCCCAGAGATACTCTCAGAAATTCGAAATGAAAATGTCAGGTATGAACAGTGGAAAAAGGTTGAGATGGCAGATgggaaaaaaagaacaaaaattgtTGAGAGAGAGGAAACAAGGGACAGCTTCATTTCAATTGTACATACTCAAGTTCGTGATTTTCAAGAACACGTGTCAAGAGTTCGACTTCAATACCAAGCCTTAAacaatctgaaagaaaatttaccgtgtgaaaatgtaatcgtgcAGATGGACTTTGCCGAAAACTTTTCATGTACTTCAGCCGATGAAGTTCAGAGTGCATATTGGAATTCGAGTGCTGTTACCCTACATCCAGTTGTTGTTTATTTCAAGAACGAACAGAAGGaacttgaacataaaaactatgtCTTCGTTTCCGACGATCTTGGGCACAACATAGGATCTGTTTATACCATCATTCAAAAGCTTTTGTCTGAAATAAAGAATCATGTCAATAATCTGAAGGTTGTTCACTACTGGACAGATAGTCCAAGTTCACAATATCGTAACAAGACGGCCTTCTACATTGTGTCtgatcataaaaatatatttggtgtCAATGCCATTTGGAACTATTTTGAAACCGGGCACGGAAAAGGGCCATGCGATGGCATTGGGGGAACATCAAAACGTACCGCAGACCTCGCCGTCAGACAAGGAAAAATAACAGTACAGGATGCACCTGAGTACTTTGAAAGAGTGCAAAAGCACCACACGAGTGCTAAATACATTTATTACAATTCAACAGAATGCACAGATAGCAGGTTAGAGATTTCAGAGTTCAACAAACACATAATTCCATTGAAGGGAACAATGCAGGTCCACTGTGTGGTTGGTGTATCTAAAGGTATAGTCAAGACGACCGTGACTTCCTGTTACTGTGAGGAATGTTTGATAGGTAATTTCCATGATTACTCAGAGTCAAACATATTGAAAGGAGAGAATGCTGGTCGTGTTGTAGTACTAGAAAAAGAGgccaatataaatcaaaatgagCATGTTGAAACAGCTGAAGTCGAAGCTGACAGGATTGAGATACTCATCGCCGTCGACCAATTTGTTGCGGCAATATATGATAATGCATGGCACGTTGGAAAAATAACAGACATCGATGAAACTGATAAAGAATGTCAAGTTAATTTTTTGCGGCCAAGTCAAGGAAGGAATACTGGAAATCCTTTGTATAAATGGCCAAATCCAGAAGACAAAATATGGTTACAGGTCACAGACATATTGTGTAACATTAGAGAGCCCAATAAAGTTGGACGGAGTGGTCGAAGCTTTGAAATTGATCCTCAGGACTATAGAAATGCCTGTAGTTTGTTACAGTTAAGATCTAATACTTAA
- the LOC139493481 gene encoding uncharacterized protein: MFGYATSPAYSSLPYFKKNLTRFINCLTKMPKRKLGEEVEPDSASKSKSKKTTPKSSKEKPLNKQESSSKKKNYPKNIDEATNVEKSFEFTAKLPTRNKKGELVFEDVPELRPNMTPKEVLQAGSFGGTYFRPIKSSATGKSYSGEWKELPKDWLEGLNIPRQVASGPYHENVNTYKVKCGGSLEMWEESGWIHKQDPYGWFQWYCRFYQGRRTADDERQIGRWLRCAGTTGRWRNNLISKCVRSGCGYDNHGVSPVVRQTLQHWGYKLNQEDFNFYAKKMKNK, translated from the exons ATGTTTGGTTACGCAACCTCTCCCGCGTACAGTAGCTTaccttattttaaaaagaatttaacCAGg TTTATAAACTGCTTAACAAAGATGCCAAAAAGGAAACTTGGAGAAGAAGTTGAACCTGATTCAGCTTCAAAGAGTAAATCAAAGAAAACAACTCCCAAAAGCAGTAAAGAAAAGCCATTAAACAAACAAGAATCTTCATCTAAAAAGAAGAACTATCCCAAAAATATTGATGAAGCTACAAATGTAGAAAAG AGCTTTGAATTCACTGCAAAGTTACCAACTCGTAACAAAAAGGGGGAGCTAGTGTTTGAAGATGTTCCAGAACTACGACCAAATATGACGCCCAAAGAAGTTCTTCAAGCTGGAAGTTTTGGTGGCACATATTTCAGACCAATAAAGTCATCAGCTACAg GAAAAAGTTACTCAGGAGAATGGAAAGAGCTACCAAAAGACTGGCTGGAAGGATTAAATATACCTAGACAG GTGGCATCAGGTCCCTACCATGAAAATGTTAACACCTATAAAGTGAAATGTGGAGGCAGCTTAGAAATGTGGGAAGAGAGTGGTTGGATACATAAACAAGATCCTTATGGCTGGTTCCAGTGGTATTGTAG ATTTTACCAGGGTAGGAGAACTGCTGATGACGAGAGACAGATTGGGAGATGGCTGAGGTGTGCTGGAACAACAGGACGTTGGAGAAACAATCTCATATCTAAGTGTGTCAGAAGTGGGTGTGGCTACGATAATCATGGTGTGTCACCAGTTGTCAGACAGACATTACAACATTGGGGATATAAACTCAACCAAGAAGACTTTAATTTTTATgctaaaaaaatgaagaacaaataa